The following are from one region of the Egicoccus sp. AB-alg6-2 genome:
- a CDS encoding CCA tRNA nucleotidyltransferase, whose product MSDDLTREQAAQLGRLVDVHPEARELGERFAAAGHELHLVGGTVRDTLLAGGDPGALAEVDLDFATSAPPATTEAIVRPWATAVWLTGAEFGTVSCQREQDDRPTRKIEITTYRSDAYRRGSRHPQVRFGDDIEADLARRDLTVNAMAVRVPDFAFVDPHGGLRDLRRRLLRTPVEPATSFGDDPLRMVRLARFAAVLDAEAAPEAVEAATRMADELATVSAERVRDELVKLMTGAAPRAGIELLVRTGLARHVLPELELLEACHDPQHRHKDVYAHTLAVVENAMALERSGPDFVLRFAALLHDIGKPDTKELHGDGTVSFHHHDVVGARMTRHRMRELRFDKDTTKAVSELVRMHLRFHTYKMGWTDAAVRRYVRDAGDLLDRLNALTRADVTTGNPKKAARIQRRVDDLEERIVELREQEELDAMRPPVDGNRIMQHLGIRPGPVVGQAWAMLLEERLERGPMTEDEALAVLDAWWTAHPDRPDVDGG is encoded by the coding sequence GTGTCCGATGATCTCACCCGCGAGCAGGCGGCCCAACTGGGGCGCCTCGTCGACGTGCACCCCGAGGCCCGCGAGCTCGGCGAACGGTTCGCCGCAGCGGGCCACGAGCTGCACCTCGTCGGTGGCACGGTGCGCGACACGCTCCTGGCCGGTGGCGATCCCGGCGCGCTCGCCGAGGTCGACCTCGACTTCGCCACCTCGGCACCACCGGCCACCACCGAAGCCATCGTGCGGCCGTGGGCGACGGCGGTCTGGCTCACCGGGGCGGAGTTCGGCACCGTGTCGTGCCAGCGTGAGCAGGACGACCGCCCGACCCGCAAGATCGAGATCACGACCTACCGCAGTGATGCCTACCGGCGGGGGTCGCGTCACCCGCAGGTGCGGTTCGGCGACGACATCGAGGCCGACCTGGCGCGGCGTGACCTGACCGTCAACGCGATGGCGGTGCGGGTACCCGACTTCGCGTTCGTGGATCCCCACGGGGGTCTGCGGGACCTGCGCCGTCGGCTGCTGCGCACCCCCGTCGAGCCCGCGACCTCGTTCGGTGACGACCCGCTGCGGATGGTGCGTCTGGCACGTTTCGCCGCGGTGCTCGACGCGGAGGCCGCGCCCGAGGCGGTGGAGGCCGCGACGCGGATGGCCGACGAGCTCGCCACCGTCTCGGCCGAGCGCGTCCGGGACGAGCTCGTGAAGCTGATGACCGGCGCGGCGCCCCGCGCCGGCATCGAGCTGCTGGTGCGGACCGGGCTCGCGCGGCACGTACTGCCCGAGTTGGAGCTCCTCGAGGCGTGCCACGACCCGCAGCATCGCCACAAGGACGTCTATGCGCACACCCTCGCGGTCGTGGAGAACGCGATGGCGCTCGAGCGGTCCGGGCCCGACTTCGTGCTGAGGTTCGCCGCGTTGCTGCACGACATCGGCAAGCCCGACACCAAGGAGCTGCACGGCGACGGCACCGTGAGCTTCCACCACCACGACGTCGTCGGCGCCCGCATGACGCGACACCGCATGCGCGAGTTGCGGTTCGACAAGGACACCACGAAGGCCGTCAGCGAGCTGGTGCGGATGCACCTGCGGTTCCACACCTACAAGATGGGGTGGACCGACGCGGCGGTGCGGCGCTACGTGCGTGACGCCGGCGACCTGCTCGACCGACTCAATGCGCTGACCCGGGCCGACGTCACGACGGGCAACCCGAAGAAGGCGGCCCGCATCCAACGGCGGGTGGACGACCTCGAGGAACGCATCGTCGAGTTGCGCGAGCAGGAGGAACTCGACGCGATGCGGCCGCCGGTCGACGGCAACCGGATCATGCAGCACCTCGGCATCCGGCCCGGCCCCGTCGTCGGCCAGGCGTGGGCGATGCTGCTCGAGGAACGGCTCGAACGGGGGCCGATGACCGAGGACGAGGCGCTCGCCGTGCTCGACGCGTGGTGGACGGCGCATCCGGATCGTCCCGACGTCGACGGCGGATGA
- a CDS encoding PH domain-containing protein, which yields MDERERALDPRVVQVWRAGNGLAVLLPLGIPAVVAPLVVGRWGLVATGVAVLLFLLAVAWWPRAKYRRWRWRLTDLALELHHGVVVHRHQAVPYFRIQQIDVIQGPLDRLLGLASLQVTTASASGSAGLPGIAAADAPKVRIELLARAAAAVGEHEGELRDAV from the coding sequence ATGGACGAGCGGGAACGTGCGCTCGACCCCCGCGTGGTGCAGGTGTGGCGTGCCGGCAACGGGCTCGCGGTACTGCTGCCGCTCGGCATCCCTGCGGTCGTCGCCCCGCTCGTCGTCGGACGCTGGGGGTTGGTGGCCACGGGCGTCGCCGTGCTCCTGTTCCTGCTGGCGGTCGCCTGGTGGCCCCGCGCCAAGTACCGGCGGTGGCGCTGGCGACTGACCGACCTCGCCCTCGAGCTGCACCACGGCGTCGTGGTGCACCGCCACCAGGCCGTGCCCTACTTCCGGATCCAGCAGATCGACGTCATCCAGGGTCCTCTCGACCGCCTGCTCGGACTGGCCAGCCTGCAGGTCACGACCGCCTCGGCCTCCGGCAGCGCCGGCCTCCCCGGCATCGCGGCGGCCGACGCTCCCAAGGTCCGCATCGAGCTGCTCGCGCGGGCGGCGGCGGCGGTCGGCGAGCACGAAGGCGAGCTGCGCGATGCCGTCTGA
- a CDS encoding PH domain-containing protein, whose translation MNLRQLLQVLAFPVIATLGAGRLVSIGVLGTAGLVGLGYRYLAWQRFSFSFDGEVLRVEEGVLSRSARSLDVARVQQVEIDRGPVQRLLGLAALRVETAGSSAEVEVDLRVIEDDEAVALRDAIREGKARVSGTTRGAGSDDVAGDEPAVPTQHEVLAVPLTHVALAAVTGGRLLFFPAVIAGALQFAGEVFSQFLDDVFERLVENGVGGRPGWADLTLQAGLLLAAAVLVLAVVAAVVVGVLQDANFRVTRVGDDLHISRGLLATRDSVVPLRRVQLIEIQRNWLRRLLGYATVRIHSAGGSGDADRRVTVPLLADAAVDAFVGAVLPGVPRVPDLVAHPSQARRRVVFRWLRPPLVLVALVWTWNEVPFVPFVAPGWARVGVVVLLPLAALLGIVEHRHLGHALTDRIVASRRGALSITTGIAPVVKVQAASRTANWFQRRLRLTTVHAHVAGPGGDLEVLDAGEEAGRNLHVALVAHAADPVPVGPTAERGSGGGEAEPA comes from the coding sequence GTGAACCTGCGCCAGTTGCTCCAGGTACTCGCCTTCCCCGTCATCGCCACCCTCGGCGCCGGCCGCCTGGTGAGCATCGGCGTGCTCGGCACCGCCGGGCTCGTCGGGCTCGGCTACCGCTATCTCGCGTGGCAGCGGTTCAGCTTCTCCTTCGACGGGGAGGTCCTGCGCGTGGAGGAGGGGGTGCTCAGCCGAAGCGCACGGTCGCTGGACGTCGCCCGCGTCCAGCAGGTCGAGATCGACCGCGGCCCGGTGCAGCGCCTGCTCGGGCTCGCGGCCCTGCGGGTCGAGACGGCCGGGAGTTCCGCGGAGGTCGAGGTGGACCTGCGGGTGATCGAGGACGACGAAGCCGTCGCGCTGCGCGACGCCATCCGCGAGGGCAAGGCGCGCGTCAGCGGCACGACCCGGGGCGCCGGATCGGACGACGTCGCGGGCGACGAGCCGGCCGTCCCCACGCAGCACGAGGTCCTGGCCGTTCCCTTGACGCACGTCGCTCTGGCCGCCGTGACGGGCGGGCGGCTGCTGTTCTTCCCGGCGGTCATCGCCGGTGCCCTGCAGTTCGCCGGCGAGGTGTTCAGCCAGTTCCTCGACGACGTGTTCGAGCGGCTCGTGGAGAACGGTGTCGGGGGCCGGCCCGGATGGGCGGACCTGACGCTGCAGGCCGGCCTGCTGCTGGCGGCGGCCGTCCTCGTGCTGGCGGTCGTCGCCGCCGTCGTGGTCGGCGTGTTGCAGGATGCCAACTTCCGCGTCACCCGTGTCGGTGACGACCTCCACATCAGCCGAGGACTGTTGGCGACGCGCGACTCGGTCGTGCCCCTGCGCCGCGTGCAACTGATCGAGATCCAGCGCAACTGGCTCCGGCGCCTGCTCGGCTACGCGACCGTCCGGATCCACTCGGCCGGTGGGTCCGGTGACGCCGACCGCCGCGTCACGGTGCCACTGCTCGCCGACGCTGCGGTCGACGCCTTCGTCGGCGCGGTCCTCCCCGGCGTACCGCGGGTCCCCGATCTGGTCGCGCATCCCTCGCAGGCGCGCCGCCGGGTCGTGTTCCGGTGGCTGCGCCCGCCGCTGGTGCTCGTCGCCCTGGTGTGGACGTGGAACGAGGTCCCGTTCGTGCCGTTCGTGGCGCCGGGCTGGGCGCGTGTCGGCGTCGTGGTACTGCTCCCGCTCGCGGCGCTGCTCGGCATCGTCGAGCACCGACACCTCGGCCATGCACTCACCGACCGGATCGTCGCCTCACGGCGGGGTGCGCTGTCGATCACGACCGGCATCGCTCCGGTGGTGAAGGTCCAGGCCGCGAGCCGCACCGCGAACTGGTTCCAGCGACGCCTGCGGCTGACGACCGTGCACGCCCACGTGGCCGGTCCCGGCGGGGACCTCGAGGTGCTCGACGCCGGCGAGGAGGCCGGGCGGAACCTGCACGTCGCGCTCGTCGCCCACGCGGCGGACCCGGTCCCGGTGGGCCCGACCGCCGAACGCGGGTCAGGCGGTGGCGAGGCCGAGCCCGCGTAG
- a CDS encoding type IV pilus twitching motility protein PilT: protein MPTVDDYLRLLVEAGGSDLHLKAGGPAFIRVDGELHPVAQLPKLSPDDTLQMAAHMMDARVRAVFDQEREADFAYAIPGLGRFRVNAFRQRGSVGLVCRRVLPGSADFSALGLPAAVRKLAEEHRGLVLVTGPTGSGKTTTTAAMLGHINANRRCHVVTLEDPIEVVHADRLAIIDQREIGVDTTDFVTGMKAVSRQDPDVIFIGEMRDLETVTAALQAAETGHLVISTLHTTDARETINRVVDLFPKEQQHQARLSLGNSLKGIVCQRLVPRASGSGRIAVVETMVMTSRIFEFVTDPAQLPRLEEAIAEGAYYGMQTFDQHLLQLFADGEVSLRDALAAATNPHDFRVSLRGLGLATA, encoded by the coding sequence GTGCCAACCGTCGACGACTACCTGCGTCTGCTGGTCGAAGCAGGCGGCTCCGACCTGCACCTCAAGGCCGGCGGCCCCGCCTTCATCCGGGTCGACGGCGAGCTGCATCCCGTCGCGCAGCTCCCGAAGCTGTCGCCGGACGACACCCTGCAGATGGCGGCGCACATGATGGACGCCCGCGTCCGCGCCGTGTTCGACCAGGAGCGCGAGGCCGACTTCGCCTACGCCATCCCCGGGCTCGGTCGCTTCCGCGTCAACGCCTTCCGGCAGCGGGGGTCGGTCGGCCTGGTGTGCCGGCGCGTGCTGCCGGGTTCGGCGGACTTCTCCGCGCTCGGGTTGCCGGCGGCGGTGCGGAAGCTGGCCGAGGAGCATCGCGGACTGGTGCTGGTCACGGGCCCGACCGGGTCGGGCAAGACGACCACGACGGCCGCCATGCTCGGGCACATCAACGCCAACCGTCGCTGCCACGTCGTGACGCTGGAGGACCCGATCGAGGTGGTCCACGCGGACCGGCTGGCGATCATCGATCAGCGCGAGATCGGCGTGGACACGACCGACTTCGTCACCGGCATGAAGGCCGTATCCCGCCAGGACCCCGACGTCATCTTCATCGGCGAGATGCGCGACCTCGAGACGGTCACGGCGGCGCTGCAGGCCGCCGAGACCGGCCACCTCGTGATCTCGACCCTCCACACCACCGATGCGCGCGAGACCATCAACCGCGTCGTCGACCTGTTCCCGAAGGAGCAGCAGCACCAGGCGAGGCTGTCGCTCGGCAACTCGCTCAAGGGCATCGTCTGCCAGCGGCTGGTCCCGCGGGCCAGCGGGAGCGGGCGCATCGCGGTGGTCGAGACGATGGTGATGACCTCGCGCATCTTCGAGTTCGTCACGGATCCCGCCCAGCTGCCGCGCCTCGAGGAGGCGATCGCCGAGGGCGCGTACTACGGCATGCAGACCTTCGACCAGCACCTGCTGCAGCTGTTCGCCGACGGCGAGGTGTCGCTGCGGGACGCGTTGGCCGCCGCCACGAACCCGCACGACTTCCGCGTCTCCCTACGCGGGCTCGGCCTCGCCACCGCCTGA
- the dtd gene encoding D-aminoacyl-tRNA deacylase, with the protein MRALVQRVSEAWVTSAADRGGPVEEVGRIGAGLLVLLGVTHDDDADTARRLADKLWHLRIFEDADGAMNRSAAETGAGVLVVSQFTLYGDARKGRRPSFVAAARPEHAEPMVDTVVDRLRELGADVATGRFRTAMQVGLVNDGPVTLLVEI; encoded by the coding sequence ATGCGGGCGTTGGTCCAGCGCGTCAGCGAGGCGTGGGTGACGTCGGCCGCCGATCGGGGCGGACCGGTCGAGGAGGTGGGCCGCATCGGTGCGGGCCTGCTGGTGCTGCTCGGCGTCACGCACGACGACGACGCCGACACGGCCCGCCGGCTCGCGGACAAGCTGTGGCACCTGCGGATCTTCGAGGACGCCGACGGGGCCATGAACCGCAGTGCCGCCGAGACCGGGGCGGGGGTGCTCGTGGTGAGCCAGTTCACCCTGTACGGCGATGCACGCAAGGGCCGCCGCCCCTCGTTCGTGGCCGCGGCGCGACCCGAGCACGCCGAGCCGATGGTCGACACCGTCGTCGATCGACTGCGTGAGCTCGGCGCGGACGTCGCCACCGGCCGGTTCCGGACCGCCATGCAGGTCGGTCTCGTCAACGACGGCCCCGTGACGCTTTTGGTCGAGATCTGA
- a CDS encoding NUDIX hydrolase, which translates to MPRYPTRHATSAGGVVCDDRPDGRRWVLLIARRNAAGKPQWTLPKGGIEAGETDEEAALREVREETGHGAIIGPLLGTIDYWFVWRPDQVRYHKFVHYFFMWWDGQAAGARDDEAEHVEWVPADIAIVRLAHRNERKLVEKAAATTPALVQPVRSFDLGADR; encoded by the coding sequence ATGCCCAGGTATCCGACGCGACACGCCACCTCGGCGGGTGGCGTGGTCTGCGACGACCGGCCAGACGGCCGGCGTTGGGTTCTGCTCATCGCAAGACGCAACGCGGCCGGCAAGCCGCAGTGGACGCTACCCAAGGGCGGCATCGAAGCGGGCGAGACCGACGAGGAGGCCGCGCTCCGCGAGGTGCGCGAGGAGACCGGGCACGGCGCCATCATCGGCCCACTGCTCGGCACCATCGACTACTGGTTCGTCTGGCGACCCGACCAGGTCCGCTACCACAAGTTCGTCCACTACTTCTTCATGTGGTGGGATGGTCAGGCCGCAGGTGCCCGCGACGACGAGGCGGAACACGTGGAATGGGTCCCGGCCGACATCGCCATCGTGCGTCTGGCCCACCGCAACGAGCGCAAGCTGGTCGAGAAGGCCGCCGCGACCACGCCGGCGCTGGTCCAGCCGGTCCGTTCGTTCGATCTCGGGGCCGACCGGTGA
- a CDS encoding DUF6049 family protein: MLAVVGLCLAVAVPAPAQTEEPTDDPVSETASGAVRLVISELVGVLGPGTAVVDTSELDPRMQPQAVEDLTIRVLVENAARTPLDRLRLVIQLHAPVTSRAALQRALDGRPDTDPQQVLYDGLLREGDAVAPGSIAGVSARFGPDDVTWGGGGVHPLTVAVLRGTEVLAQADTAVVWLDRPVTEPLLTSFVWPVDDRPWRGAKGNYPLNVDQPVEPGGRLDVLMRTLERNPDAPVVLAPAVHLLEDLRDRADGFTAVGRQSDGSAETRQVDPEDPPAELARATLQRLRALGRDVTFAPVTGTYADADITGLTRHGGELRSLGAEAAVEGRRRLASLLDRAPDAATHLAGGPLAPEVLDLVPGEQILLPPNAVDTGAADPFTALNQLRSASGRLFTGIVADGRISATLAAPPSGNGPVADVQRIVAETAQLWFQNPTISGRSLLLLPPDTWAPSAEYADRLLHHLDDASWLLLTTPSQQAALGRRNVDPLQLAETPTAMLDPVFAGGLEAAAVELGAVGSALPEGANTIGGRRPAELRDALLRATSRWYLDGARGEAEALVRDVHRTVEETFGDVVVASGSRVTLTSDTGQIPVTLQRTRGGPIAVRVEVASQGRLLWPDGQRSETIVLSEGAAQTVSFRTQALSTGTFSVAVRVTDPTGTHTLERTTLSVRSAAISGPALAATGAAVLLLLLAGAVRRRRPPRPRLEVVDPVDAHRR; encoded by the coding sequence GTGCTGGCCGTGGTCGGGTTGTGCCTCGCCGTCGCCGTTCCCGCGCCGGCCCAGACCGAGGAACCGACCGACGACCCGGTGTCCGAGACCGCGTCCGGGGCCGTGCGTCTCGTCATCTCGGAGCTGGTCGGCGTCCTGGGGCCGGGCACGGCGGTCGTGGACACCAGCGAGCTCGACCCGCGCATGCAGCCCCAGGCGGTCGAGGACCTCACGATCCGCGTCCTCGTCGAGAACGCCGCCCGGACCCCACTGGACCGGCTGCGGCTGGTGATCCAGCTGCACGCACCCGTCACCTCGCGCGCCGCGCTGCAGCGCGCCCTCGACGGCCGTCCCGACACCGACCCCCAGCAGGTCCTGTACGACGGGCTCCTGCGCGAGGGTGACGCCGTCGCCCCCGGCTCGATCGCGGGGGTGTCGGCCCGGTTCGGGCCCGACGACGTCACGTGGGGCGGTGGCGGGGTCCACCCGCTGACCGTCGCCGTCCTGCGGGGGACCGAGGTGCTGGCGCAGGCGGACACCGCCGTGGTGTGGCTCGACCGGCCCGTCACCGAACCGCTGCTGACCAGTTTCGTGTGGCCCGTCGACGACCGCCCCTGGCGCGGCGCCAAGGGCAACTACCCGCTCAACGTCGATCAGCCCGTCGAACCGGGTGGCCGGCTCGACGTCCTGATGCGCACCCTCGAGCGCAATCCCGATGCCCCGGTCGTCCTCGCGCCGGCCGTGCACCTGCTGGAGGACCTGCGCGACCGCGCCGACGGCTTCACGGCGGTGGGGCGCCAGTCCGACGGTTCGGCCGAGACGCGCCAGGTCGATCCGGAGGACCCGCCCGCGGAACTGGCACGTGCCACGCTGCAGCGGTTGCGGGCGCTGGGCCGCGACGTGACCTTCGCGCCGGTGACCGGCACCTACGCCGACGCCGACATCACGGGACTGACCCGGCACGGCGGTGAGCTGCGGAGCCTGGGCGCCGAGGCCGCCGTGGAGGGTCGCCGGCGCCTGGCCTCGCTGCTCGACCGGGCGCCGGACGCCGCCACCCACCTCGCGGGTGGTCCCCTGGCCCCCGAGGTGCTCGATCTGGTCCCCGGCGAGCAGATCCTGCTCCCGCCGAACGCGGTCGACACCGGGGCCGCGGACCCGTTCACGGCCCTCAACCAGCTGCGGTCAGCGTCGGGACGGCTGTTCACCGGCATCGTGGCCGACGGCCGGATCAGCGCCACGCTGGCGGCCCCGCCGTCGGGGAACGGGCCGGTCGCCGACGTGCAACGCATCGTCGCCGAGACCGCGCAACTGTGGTTCCAGAACCCCACGATCAGCGGGCGCAGCCTGCTCCTGCTGCCGCCCGACACGTGGGCACCGAGCGCCGAGTACGCCGACCGGCTCCTGCACCACCTCGACGACGCGTCCTGGCTGCTGCTGACCACGCCGAGCCAGCAGGCGGCGCTCGGACGCCGCAACGTCGACCCGCTGCAACTGGCCGAGACACCCACCGCGATGCTCGACCCCGTGTTCGCCGGCGGCCTCGAGGCCGCCGCCGTCGAGCTCGGTGCCGTCGGCAGCGCACTGCCAGAAGGCGCGAACACGATCGGCGGCCGACGACCGGCGGAACTGCGGGACGCGCTGCTGCGTGCCACGTCGAGGTGGTACCTCGACGGTGCCCGGGGCGAGGCCGAGGCCCTGGTCCGCGACGTGCACCGGACGGTCGAGGAGACCTTCGGTGACGTGGTCGTCGCCAGTGGCTCGCGGGTCACGCTGACCTCGGACACGGGGCAGATCCCGGTCACGTTGCAACGCACCCGCGGTGGACCGATCGCCGTCCGGGTGGAAGTCGCTTCGCAGGGACGACTGCTGTGGCCGGACGGGCAGCGCTCGGAGACGATCGTGCTCAGTGAAGGCGCGGCGCAGACGGTGTCGTTCCGGACGCAGGCGCTGTCGACGGGAACGTTCAGCGTCGCCGTCCGCGTCACCGACCCGACCGGCACCCACACGCTCGAACGGACCACCCTGTCCGTGCGGTCGGCGGCCATCTCGGGTCCGGCGCTGGCCGCCACGGGTGCGGCGGTGCTGCTGTTGCTGCTCGCCGGCGCCGTGCGGCGGCGGCGGCCACCCCGGCCCCGGCTCGAGGTCGTCGATCCGGTGGACGCCCACCGCCGGTGA